A single region of the Changchengzhania lutea genome encodes:
- a CDS encoding ABC transporter substrate-binding protein: MKNSILLILIFLLVSCKSEPNKQFIESDTVHSLALKYAKGFSVVDYKTFKVLEIKNPWPQAKKSYRYVLISHENAAKTSFMKDEYDAIILTPIEKIVVTSTTHLPALELLHVEQTLVGFPGTDFISSENIRLRVENKRIRELGKNESLNTEILLELNPNVVIGFGIDGNNRSLETIKKSGIPVIFNGDWVEHSPLAKAEWIKFFGALYNKQKVADSIFNSIEKEYLKAKDIAKNAKIKPTVLSGAMHNDIWYLPNGTSTEAQLLEDAYVNYLWNDTEGSGSLQLNFESVYVKAKDADIWLSPSNYSSMENLKNANEHHAMFKAFQNKNVYSFTNTTGNSGGVLYYELGMTRPDMVLKDLIKICHPELLEHYEPIFFKRLE, encoded by the coding sequence TTGAAAAACTCAATTCTCCTAATATTAATTTTCTTATTGGTTTCCTGTAAAAGCGAACCTAACAAGCAATTCATCGAATCAGATACAGTTCATTCATTAGCCTTAAAATATGCGAAGGGCTTTTCAGTTGTAGATTATAAAACCTTCAAGGTCTTAGAAATTAAAAATCCTTGGCCACAGGCTAAAAAAAGCTATCGCTACGTTTTGATAAGTCATGAAAATGCGGCCAAAACAAGTTTTATGAAAGATGAATACGATGCCATCATTCTTACCCCCATTGAAAAAATAGTGGTGACTTCAACGACACATCTTCCTGCTTTAGAATTATTACATGTAGAACAGACCCTAGTTGGATTTCCTGGAACAGATTTTATTTCATCTGAAAACATAAGACTTCGGGTTGAAAATAAACGGATTAGGGAACTCGGTAAAAATGAAAGCTTAAACACCGAAATTTTATTGGAATTGAACCCAAATGTCGTGATTGGTTTTGGCATTGATGGCAATAACCGCTCCTTAGAGACCATAAAAAAATCGGGGATTCCTGTTATTTTTAATGGCGATTGGGTCGAACATTCGCCACTGGCCAAAGCAGAATGGATTAAGTTTTTTGGTGCTTTATATAACAAGCAAAAAGTAGCCGATTCCATTTTTAACAGCATCGAAAAAGAATATTTAAAAGCAAAAGATATCGCTAAAAATGCAAAAATAAAACCCACTGTTTTAAGTGGTGCCATGCATAATGATATTTGGTATTTACCAAATGGGACCAGTACCGAAGCACAACTTTTAGAAGACGCGTATGTAAATTATTTATGGAATGATACAGAGGGCTCCGGGAGTTTACAACTTAACTTTGAATCGGTCTATGTAAAAGCCAAAGATGCCGATATCTGGTTAAGTCCGTCAAACTATTCCAGTATGGAAAACCTAAAAAACGCCAATGAGCATCACGCGATGTTTAAAGCTTTTCAAAATAAAAATGTCTATTCATTTACAAACACCACAGGGAATTCTGGTGGGGTTTTGTATTACGAATTAGGCATGACTAGACCCGATATGGTGCTTAAAGATCTTATAAAGATCTGCCATCCAGAATTGTTAGAACATTATGAACCCATTTTCTTTAAACGTTTAGAATAA
- a CDS encoding RNA polymerase sigma factor, which translates to MPKELNDNICEDAVFERIYNTYAQDLQNFLYYKYGEQYNPADKAQDAFIKLWDNCKKVTLNKAKSFLYTVANNMMLNDIKHQKVVLKYHLEKPKNHTNESPEFILEKEQFLQQYQNILGNLSEEQRVAFLLNKVEGKKHSEIAELLGVTQKVVEYRIYSAFNILKKELQGFKIK; encoded by the coding sequence TTGCCAAAAGAACTTAACGACAATATTTGCGAAGACGCTGTTTTCGAACGTATTTACAATACCTATGCACAAGACTTGCAAAACTTCTTGTATTACAAATATGGTGAACAATATAACCCTGCCGATAAAGCCCAAGATGCCTTTATAAAACTGTGGGATAATTGTAAAAAGGTCACATTAAATAAAGCTAAATCGTTTTTATATACTGTAGCCAATAACATGATGTTAAACGATATTAAGCATCAAAAAGTAGTGTTAAAATATCATTTGGAAAAGCCAAAAAATCATACGAACGAGTCTCCAGAGTTTATTTTAGAAAAAGAACAATTTTTACAACAGTATCAAAATATTTTAGGAAATTTAAGCGAGGAACAACGGGTAGCCTTTTTATTAAATAAAGTAGAAGGAAAAAAACACAGTGAAATTGCAGAACTTTTAGGAGTTACCCAAAAGGTCGTTGAATATAGAATTTATAGTGCGTTTAATATTCTAAAGAAAGAATTACAAGGATTCAAAATAAAATAG
- a CDS encoding TonB-dependent receptor: MASRIKKKIIFFSLLLFVFFSSYAQNTNKQESLAHVINLLQERYNMPFNYAEDTIENIFLIPPSKRISFTEALTYLETKTGLSFSIMSKSIVLVTPKKVFVFCGYIKDKTNFQPLVAATIQTLSHSTITDEKGFFQIKIENMAQPITIRFLGYKTITITLNEFTGLDCEAIFLRPNFQSLSEVIISNYITSGIDKLSDGSYEINFSDFDILPGLIDEDVLQSVQAFPGIQSINETVSNINIRGGTHDQNLILWDGIKMYQSGHFFGLISMYNPHITQTVFLRKNGSDVSYTDGVSGTIAMQTERYINNEFEGVAEVNLTNLSGFVDIPINDASSIQIAARKSISDFVETPTYTAFFDRISQNTEVTTNATTITNTDETFDFYDTSLRWVYKISDADEVRLNFINVHNQLQFNENATINDELESRESQLIQKSIAGALHYIRTWSSKFKTELEVYETDYKLKAVNVNVLDSQRFLQENIVSETSIKLKTNYKLNDYFKFLGGYHFVETEITNLDDVDVPRFRNLVSEVLRTHGVFYQFDYKSFNKKTNLNLGLRYNYIGKFKQSIWEPRLNFSHQFLKYFSLEVLGEYKHQNTSQVINFQNDFLGIEKRRWQLSNNQDIPVITSKQISTGINYSNKGWLIDIDGFYKVVNGITTQSQGFQNQYEFVKSKGKYDVKGVDFLLRKQLNTFNTWLSYSYMYNRYYFNDLEANYFPSNYDITQTFTLGTAYKLNNLKFSAGLNWHSGKPTTRPVLGNDIINNEVNFGATNASNLEDYVRLDVSAIYNFKLGSNAKANLGVSIWNVLDKENQINNFYRVNNDEVVETVQNSLGITPNAVFRVYF; this comes from the coding sequence ATGGCGAGTAGAATTAAAAAAAAAATAATTTTCTTTAGTTTATTACTTTTTGTTTTTTTTAGTAGTTATGCGCAAAATACTAATAAACAAGAATCATTAGCACATGTTATAAACTTACTGCAAGAGCGCTATAACATGCCATTTAATTATGCCGAAGATACTATAGAAAACATTTTTTTAATACCACCTTCCAAACGTATATCCTTTACAGAAGCTCTAACTTATCTAGAAACAAAAACAGGCTTATCATTTTCAATAATGAGCAAAAGCATCGTTTTAGTTACACCTAAAAAAGTGTTCGTGTTTTGTGGCTATATTAAAGATAAAACGAACTTCCAGCCCCTTGTTGCAGCAACTATTCAAACATTAAGCCATTCTACCATAACGGATGAAAAGGGTTTTTTTCAAATTAAAATTGAAAATATGGCACAGCCCATTACCATTCGTTTTTTGGGTTATAAAACCATAACAATAACATTAAATGAATTTACAGGGTTAGATTGTGAAGCTATTTTTTTAAGACCAAATTTTCAATCCTTATCAGAGGTTATCATTTCAAATTATATCACCAGCGGAATTGATAAGTTAAGTGACGGATCCTATGAAATAAACTTTTCTGATTTTGATATCCTCCCGGGATTAATAGATGAAGATGTTTTACAGTCTGTTCAGGCTTTTCCGGGCATACAAAGTATAAATGAAACGGTTTCCAATATTAATATTCGCGGAGGGACACATGACCAAAATCTGATTCTTTGGGATGGCATAAAAATGTATCAATCTGGTCATTTTTTCGGCCTTATTTCCATGTATAATCCACATATAACCCAAACTGTTTTTTTAAGAAAAAACGGAAGTGATGTGAGTTATACCGATGGTGTTTCAGGAACTATTGCTATGCAAACCGAGAGATATATAAATAATGAATTTGAAGGCGTTGCAGAAGTTAATTTAACCAACCTTAGTGGGTTTGTAGATATTCCAATTAATGATGCTTCATCCATACAGATTGCCGCAAGAAAATCTATTAGCGATTTTGTTGAAACACCAACATATACTGCGTTTTTTGATAGAATTTCACAAAATACTGAAGTAACTACCAACGCCACAACCATAACAAATACCGATGAAACTTTCGATTTTTATGACACCTCCTTGAGATGGGTTTATAAGATTAGTGATGCTGATGAAGTTCGACTTAATTTTATTAACGTGCATAACCAACTTCAGTTTAATGAAAACGCCACAATAAACGATGAGCTAGAGTCTCGTGAAAGCCAATTAATACAAAAAAGTATCGCGGGAGCCTTGCATTATATTAGGACATGGAGCAGTAAATTTAAAACAGAGCTTGAAGTTTATGAAACCGATTATAAATTAAAAGCGGTAAATGTTAACGTATTGGATTCGCAACGTTTCTTACAAGAAAATATAGTGTCTGAAACGAGCATAAAACTTAAAACAAATTATAAATTAAATGATTACTTCAAGTTTTTAGGTGGTTATCATTTTGTAGAGACAGAGATAACCAATTTAGATGATGTTGATGTACCCCGATTCAGAAATTTGGTTTCTGAAGTTCTTAGAACCCATGGCGTATTTTATCAATTTGATTATAAATCGTTTAACAAAAAAACCAATTTAAATCTAGGGCTTAGGTATAATTATATTGGCAAATTTAAACAATCAATTTGGGAGCCAAGACTCAATTTCAGCCATCAATTTCTCAAGTATTTTTCACTAGAGGTTTTAGGTGAATATAAGCATCAAAATACATCGCAAGTCATAAATTTTCAGAATGATTTTTTAGGAATAGAAAAGCGCAGATGGCAATTATCAAATAATCAAGATATCCCTGTTATTACAAGTAAACAAATTTCTACAGGAATAAACTATAGCAATAAGGGCTGGTTGATTGATATTGATGGTTTTTATAAAGTTGTAAATGGTATTACCACCCAAAGTCAAGGGTTTCAAAATCAATATGAATTTGTTAAAAGTAAAGGCAAGTATGATGTTAAAGGCGTAGATTTTTTATTAAGAAAACAACTTAATACGTTTAATACGTGGCTAAGCTATTCTTATATGTATAACCGTTACTATTTTAACGATTTAGAAGCCAATTATTTTCCAAGTAATTATGATATAACCCAAACATTTACACTAGGTACAGCCTATAAGCTTAATAATTTAAAATTTTCGGCAGGCTTAAATTGGCATTCTGGTAAGCCAACAACGCGACCAGTTTTGGGTAATGACATTATAAATAATGAGGTAAATTTTGGAGCAACAAATGCTTCAAATTTAGAGGATTATGTGCGTTTAGATGTTTCGGCAATTTATAATTTTAAGTTAGGAAGTAATGCTAAGGCCAATTTAGGTGTTTCAATCTGGAACGTTTTAGACAAGGAAAACCAGATTAATAATTTTTATCGTGTTAATAACGACGAAGTTGTTGAGACCGTTCAAAATTCTTTAGGAATAACACCCAATGCTGTTTTTAGGGTATATTTTTAA
- a CDS encoding acyl-CoA thioesterase → MFKHIKESQITISELMLPSHSNFSGKIHGGYILNLMDQIAFACASKHSRHYCVTASVNKVDFLNSIDVGELVTLKASINYTGRTSMVVGVRVESENIRTGEKKHCNSSYFTMVAKDEDGKNVPVPGLILNSEESVRRFSRSIKRQEQMKNRSNNFKASEFKMNEHLKLLTTQNVNVEL, encoded by the coding sequence ATGTTCAAGCACATAAAAGAATCGCAAATTACCATTTCGGAACTCATGTTGCCCTCACACTCTAATTTTAGTGGTAAAATACATGGCGGCTATATTTTAAATTTGATGGATCAAATTGCGTTCGCTTGTGCCTCCAAACACTCCAGACATTATTGCGTCACAGCGTCTGTTAATAAAGTAGACTTTTTAAACTCTATTGATGTTGGCGAATTGGTCACGCTCAAGGCCTCTATTAATTATACGGGAAGAACTTCGATGGTGGTTGGCGTGCGAGTGGAATCTGAAAACATAAGAACTGGAGAAAAGAAACATTGTAATTCGTCATACTTTACCATGGTAGCTAAAGATGAAGATGGTAAAAACGTGCCTGTTCCTGGTTTAATTTTAAATTCCGAAGAATCGGTAAGGCGTTTTTCCAGAAGCATAAAAAGACAAGAACAAATGAAAAACAGATCGAATAATTTTAAGGCTTCTGAATTTAAAATGAATGAGCATTTAAAATTACTTACAACTCAAAATGTAAACGTTGAACTTTAG
- a CDS encoding 6-phosphogluconate dehydrogenase, giving the protein MKTLIKISIAIVFILIGFFSFVYFVYYSEGVRAGKLVKFSKKGVLFKTWEGEISQGVSDSQIFIFSVEEDESQVIEDLNEFQGDYVKLYYFERYKKLFWLGDTKYFITKVEEEKD; this is encoded by the coding sequence ATGAAAACCCTAATTAAAATCAGTATTGCCATAGTATTTATTCTCATCGGATTTTTCAGTTTTGTCTACTTTGTGTATTACAGCGAAGGGGTTAGAGCTGGAAAGTTGGTCAAGTTCAGTAAAAAAGGCGTCCTTTTTAAAACCTGGGAAGGCGAAATTAGTCAAGGGGTTTCAGACTCTCAAATTTTTATTTTTTCTGTAGAAGAAGATGAGTCCCAGGTTATAGAAGACCTAAACGAATTTCAAGGTGACTATGTAAAACTGTATTATTTTGAGCGCTATAAAAAACTGTTTTGGTTGGGAGACACCAAATATTTTATAACCAAAGTGGAAGAAGAAAAAGACTAA
- a CDS encoding FecR family protein, which translates to MDKEYLIKKWLKETLTDAEKQAFEKLDDAFLNRYIIDSAKYFKASHAHKMDDFNTLKAQYKSSEKAVKKINWINPFLKIASIIVVALGVYFTFFFNTTTIVETLASQKTRVELPDRSEVELNVLSSIEYNTRNWDKNRILTLNGEAYFKVAKGKTFDVKTSSGIVTVVGTQFNVKQRKDYFEVKCFEGIVKVVSDTIVRQLLAGDIYLILDGKFSNGKTLVASPKWTNNMSEFNAIPIKEVLSELERQYNIEVTFKNIDVNRLFTGGFPHDNLEEALIGITQPMNMTYVMSTSNLVIIHGE; encoded by the coding sequence ATGGATAAAGAGTACTTAATAAAAAAATGGCTGAAAGAAACACTTACAGATGCTGAAAAACAAGCATTCGAGAAGCTAGATGACGCCTTTCTAAATCGATATATAATTGATAGTGCAAAGTATTTTAAAGCATCTCATGCTCACAAAATGGATGATTTTAATACATTAAAAGCGCAATACAAGTCTTCTGAAAAAGCAGTGAAAAAAATAAATTGGATAAACCCTTTTTTGAAGATAGCAAGTATTATTGTTGTTGCATTGGGGGTATACTTTACCTTTTTTTTCAACACCACCACAATTGTGGAAACTTTAGCTAGCCAAAAAACGCGTGTGGAACTTCCAGACCGGTCAGAAGTTGAGTTAAATGTACTATCTTCAATTGAATATAATACTAGAAACTGGGATAAAAACAGGATTTTGACATTAAACGGAGAGGCCTACTTTAAAGTAGCGAAAGGAAAAACTTTTGATGTAAAGACCAGTAGTGGCATTGTAACGGTTGTTGGGACTCAATTTAATGTAAAACAGCGCAAGGATTATTTTGAAGTGAAATGCTTTGAAGGCATAGTAAAAGTTGTTTCAGATACCATAGTCAGACAATTATTAGCTGGTGATATCTATCTAATATTGGATGGTAAGTTTTCAAACGGAAAAACTTTGGTCGCCTCACCAAAATGGACGAATAATATGAGCGAGTTTAATGCTATTCCTATTAAAGAGGTTTTATCTGAATTAGAACGGCAATATAACATTGAAGTTACTTTTAAAAACATAGATGTAAATAGATTGTTCACAGGAGGTTTTCCTCATGATAATCTTGAAGAAGCCCTTATTGGGATTACGCAACCCATGAATATGACTTACGTAATGAGTACTTCAAATCTGGTAATTATTCATGGCGAGTAG
- the rmuC gene encoding DNA recombination protein RmuC produces the protein MNDNLILILAILVSAGIGAYLGMLFTKLKSKGEKSTLEERQNQMRLTIEGLKENLAKVESERDAMRDERDVLNTELTRKDTEYINLQQQSLKRDAEIEERQEQLRKDFELLATRILDEKSEKFTLQNKENIKNILNPLQEKIKVFEEKVDLTQKESISMHSALKEQLLGLKDLNQQMTKEATNLTRALKGDSKMQGNWGELVLERVLEKSGLEKNREYFVQQSFTLEDGSRVLPDVVLHLPDGKKMVIDSKVSLTDYERLVNAEDDDKPLFLKAHVNSIKKHVDQLSEKNYQDLYDIESPDFVLMFIPIEPAFAIVVHEDNAIYNKAFEKNIVIVTPSTLLATLRTIDSMWNNEKQQQNAIEIARQAGALYDKFEGLVKDLTGIGKKIDSAKVDYSAAMNKLVEGKGNLITSVEKLKKMGAKAKKALPEAILKRANDNE, from the coding sequence ATGAACGACAACCTTATTCTTATTCTTGCCATACTTGTATCTGCTGGCATTGGCGCCTATTTAGGTATGCTATTCACAAAACTTAAAAGTAAGGGTGAAAAAAGTACGCTCGAAGAACGCCAAAACCAAATGCGTTTGACTATTGAGGGTTTAAAGGAAAACCTGGCTAAGGTTGAAAGTGAACGGGACGCTATGCGTGATGAAAGAGATGTGTTAAATACCGAATTAACAAGAAAAGATACAGAATACATAAACCTACAACAACAAAGCTTAAAACGCGATGCTGAAATTGAAGAGCGCCAAGAGCAACTTAGAAAGGACTTTGAGCTTTTAGCGACGAGAATTCTTGATGAAAAATCCGAAAAATTTACCCTTCAGAATAAAGAAAACATCAAAAACATTCTAAATCCGCTTCAAGAGAAAATTAAAGTTTTTGAAGAAAAAGTAGACTTAACCCAAAAAGAAAGCATCAGTATGCATTCCGCTCTAAAGGAACAGTTGTTGGGCTTAAAAGACTTAAATCAGCAAATGACCAAGGAAGCCACCAACCTAACCCGAGCTTTAAAAGGGGATAGTAAGATGCAAGGAAACTGGGGCGAATTGGTTTTAGAACGTGTCCTTGAAAAGTCTGGTCTAGAAAAAAATCGCGAGTATTTTGTACAACAAAGTTTTACCCTCGAAGATGGATCTCGCGTACTTCCCGATGTCGTGTTACATCTTCCTGATGGTAAAAAAATGGTGATTGATTCTAAGGTCTCTTTAACAGATTATGAGCGTTTGGTCAATGCAGAAGATGATGACAAGCCTTTGTTTCTAAAAGCCCACGTCAATTCTATTAAAAAACATGTCGATCAACTTTCAGAAAAAAATTATCAGGATTTGTATGATATAGAATCGCCAGATTTTGTGCTCATGTTTATACCTATTGAACCTGCTTTTGCCATTGTAGTTCATGAGGATAATGCTATATATAACAAAGCTTTTGAGAAGAATATTGTAATCGTGACACCTTCTACCCTTTTGGCTACCCTACGTACCATTGATAGTATGTGGAACAACGAGAAACAGCAGCAGAATGCCATAGAGATTGCAAGGCAGGCTGGTGCGCTGTATGATAAATTTGAAGGGCTGGTGAAGGATTTAACAGGTATTGGAAAAAAAATTGATTCGGCCAAAGTAGATTATTCTGCCGCCATGAATAAACTAGTTGAAGGTAAGGGCAACCTGATAACCAGTGTTGAAAAACTTAAAAAGATGGGAGCAAAAGCAAAAAAAGCACTTCCTGAAGCCATACTCAAACGTGCCAACGATAACGAATAA
- a CDS encoding ABC transporter ATP-binding protein: MADKTQHIILKTEDLSIGYASKKANTMVASHINIELQRGELVGLIGANGIGKSTLLRTLTHVQNPLGGSIKLNDKDISTYDALDLAKVMSLVLTEPIASKNLSVFELVALGRQPYTNWVGNLSSKDMAVITQALEQTNIEALKNKKCFELSDGQLQKVMIARALAQDTDLIILDEPTTHLDMYHKAYILKLLQKLARETNKTILFSSHEIDLAIQLCDTLIVMTDDRVFSDAPCKLIEQGVFETLFPKDLIAFDEKTGSFRVKK; the protein is encoded by the coding sequence GTGGCAGACAAAACACAACATATCATCTTAAAAACTGAAGATTTATCGATCGGCTATGCTTCTAAAAAAGCAAATACCATGGTTGCTTCCCATATAAATATTGAACTACAGAGAGGCGAATTAGTGGGTCTCATTGGGGCCAATGGCATTGGTAAATCGACGTTATTAAGAACCTTGACCCATGTTCAAAATCCATTGGGCGGTTCCATTAAACTCAATGATAAAGATATTTCAACATATGACGCTTTAGATCTGGCAAAAGTGATGAGTTTGGTTTTAACCGAACCCATTGCCTCTAAAAATCTGTCAGTTTTCGAGTTGGTCGCATTAGGCAGGCAGCCTTATACCAATTGGGTGGGGAATTTATCTTCTAAGGACATGGCTGTAATCACGCAAGCCCTTGAACAAACAAATATCGAGGCTTTAAAAAACAAAAAATGTTTTGAACTAAGCGACGGCCAATTGCAAAAAGTCATGATTGCAAGAGCATTAGCCCAAGACACCGATTTGATTATATTGGATGAACCGACGACGCATCTGGATATGTACCATAAGGCTTATATTTTAAAATTGCTTCAAAAATTGGCCAGAGAAACCAATAAGACCATTTTATTCTCATCACATGAAATAGACCTAGCCATCCAGTTATGTGACACGTTGATCGTGATGACTGACGATCGGGTATTTTCAGACGCACCCTGCAAGCTTATAGAGCAAGGTGTTTTTGAAACCTTATTTCCAAAGGATTTAATTGCTTTTGATGAAAAAACGGGGAGTTTTCGGGTGAAAAAGTAA
- a CDS encoding FecCD family ABC transporter permease, which translates to MSDRNTYQVPFIVSIAILIACFFVNISLGSVSIPLEDVFNSLIGSSTQQDTWQHIIINYRLPKALTAIIVGSGLGISGLLMQTLFRNPLAGPFVLGISSGASLGVALVILGSGLFGGVFATLFVSKWGLVIAASSGSFLVLLAVLMVSIKIRDTMAILIIGLMFASITAAIVSVLSYFGSAEELQQYIFWGFGSLGNLSWEDLFILFVIYSLGIFMSIVSIKPLNTLLLGENYAKSLGLDIKTSRLIIIIATSLLAGTITAFAGPIAFIGLAIPHITRQVFNTSNHKVLLPAVFIFGAMVMLVCDTIAQLPNSDFTLPINAITSLVGAPVVIWLLVRKRKMVF; encoded by the coding sequence TTGTCAGATAGAAACACATATCAAGTTCCGTTTATAGTGTCCATAGCTATTTTAATTGCATGCTTCTTTGTAAACATCAGTTTAGGATCGGTCTCCATTCCCTTAGAAGACGTTTTTAATAGCCTTATTGGAAGTTCGACCCAACAAGATACGTGGCAACATATCATTATAAATTACAGATTACCAAAAGCACTAACCGCTATAATTGTGGGTTCTGGCTTAGGTATTTCAGGACTATTGATGCAAACGTTATTTAGAAACCCATTAGCTGGTCCGTTTGTGCTGGGTATTAGTTCTGGCGCCAGTTTGGGCGTGGCATTGGTTATTTTGGGCTCTGGGTTATTTGGTGGTGTTTTTGCAACATTGTTTGTATCAAAATGGGGTCTTGTTATTGCCGCCAGTTCAGGTAGTTTTTTGGTTTTATTGGCGGTATTAATGGTTTCTATAAAAATTCGGGATACCATGGCCATTCTCATTATTGGACTTATGTTTGCCAGTATCACGGCAGCTATAGTAAGTGTGCTCTCCTATTTTGGTTCCGCCGAAGAACTACAACAATATATATTTTGGGGTTTTGGCAGTCTCGGAAATTTATCATGGGAAGACCTTTTTATTCTATTTGTTATTTATAGTTTAGGTATCTTCATGAGCATCGTATCCATCAAGCCCTTAAACACCTTACTTTTAGGTGAAAATTATGCCAAAAGTTTGGGCTTGGATATTAAAACGAGTCGTTTGATCATCATTATTGCAACCAGTTTATTAGCGGGAACCATTACGGCTTTTGCAGGTCCCATAGCCTTTATAGGGTTAGCAATACCACACATCACCAGACAAGTGTTTAACACCTCTAACCATAAGGTATTATTGCCTGCTGTATTTATTTTTGGAGCTATGGTGATGCTGGTTTGTGATACCATTGCGCAATTGCCTAATAGTGATTTTACATTGCCCATTAATGCCATAACATCCTTGGTTGGTGCACCCGTTGTGATTTGGTTGTTAGTTAGAAAACGGAAAATGGTGTTTTGA